In a genomic window of uncultured Flavobacterium sp.:
- a CDS encoding polymer-forming cytoskeletal protein has protein sequence MFDKVKKNGTELLGKTNRIVEGTSIIGDIVSKADFRLDGELIGNFTSQGKLVIGVSGSIKGEIVCNNADIEGEFQGKIKVLEVLNIKATARIHGEVAVGKLSIEPGADFTATCTMLTNTTKEVTLKDGKGAQEELKQ, from the coding sequence ATGTTTGATAAAGTCAAAAAAAACGGAACAGAACTTCTTGGAAAAACAAATAGAATCGTAGAAGGAACTTCAATAATTGGTGATATCGTTTCAAAAGCTGATTTTAGATTAGACGGTGAATTAATTGGAAATTTTACATCGCAAGGCAAGCTGGTTATTGGAGTATCGGGCAGTATCAAAGGAGAAATTGTTTGTAACAATGCCGATATCGAAGGTGAATTTCAAGGAAAAATAAAAGTTTTAGAAGTCCTTAATATAAAAGCAACGGCTCGAATTCATGGAGAAGTTGCCGTTGGAAAATTATCTATAGAACCTGGAGCTGATTTTACAGCAACTTGTACAATGTTAACAAATACCACTAAAGAAGTTACATTAAAAGATGGAAAAGGAGCCCAAGAAGAACTCAAACAATAA
- a CDS encoding AtpZ/AtpI family protein — MEKEPKKNSNNNKWLVFINIPIQMGVIIFIFSYAGVKLDQKYSNGGSLWTIIFSLFSVFLALYNVLRQVKNLNK; from the coding sequence ATGGAAAAGGAGCCCAAGAAGAACTCAAACAATAATAAATGGTTAGTATTTATTAATATTCCCATTCAAATGGGAGTAATTATTTTTATATTTTCCTATGCGGGAGTTAAGTTAGATCAGAAGTATTCAAACGGTGGTTCTTTGTGGACAATTATTTTTTCTTTATTTTCGGTTTTTTTAGCACTTTATAATGTTTTAAGACAAGTAAAAAATTTGAATAAATAA
- the atpB gene encoding F0F1 ATP synthase subunit A yields the protein MIISNKPVQYLLVSLLALTSSINFASTPVDTVSVKHETVESTEASHATSGHGESVGHEIEKEFNASELINSHIGDSHDFHIADWDGHPISFSLPVILWTNSGLEIFSSAKFHHDNTGEHIVDINGQKLVRYKEIIFYADKFEEMTADQRDNGAFAFDARPLDFSITKNVFSMLMSAIILFFLFFAVARSYKKNPNAPKGLAGFLEPLVTFVRDEIAVPNIGTKKAGKYMPYLLTIFFFIWINNLIGLIPFFPFSSNLTGNIYFTFVMAFITFIVTTLSGNKSYWGHIFNTPGVPVWLAPIMIPVEIIGMLTKPFALMIRLFANITAGHIIILSLVSLIFIFKSIAVGPVAGAFVLFMSVLEMLVAALQAYVFTLLSALFIGQAVEEHDHH from the coding sequence ATGATAATTTCAAATAAACCAGTCCAGTACTTATTAGTTAGCTTATTAGCACTTACTTCGTCGATTAATTTCGCCTCAACCCCTGTTGATACTGTTTCAGTAAAACATGAAACTGTTGAGTCAACAGAGGCAAGTCATGCGACAAGTGGTCATGGAGAATCTGTTGGTCACGAAATAGAAAAAGAATTCAATGCAAGCGAATTGATTAATTCTCACATTGGAGATTCTCACGATTTTCATATTGCTGATTGGGATGGTCATCCTATCTCTTTTAGCCTTCCAGTTATTTTATGGACAAATAGTGGATTGGAAATTTTCTCATCAGCAAAATTTCACCACGATAATACAGGTGAACATATAGTTGATATTAACGGTCAAAAATTAGTTCGTTATAAAGAAATAATTTTTTATGCTGATAAATTTGAAGAAATGACAGCTGACCAAAGAGACAATGGAGCTTTTGCTTTTGATGCAAGACCTTTAGATTTTTCTATCACTAAGAATGTTTTTTCTATGTTGATGTCTGCAATCATTTTGTTTTTCTTATTTTTTGCTGTAGCAAGATCATATAAGAAAAACCCAAATGCACCAAAAGGATTAGCTGGATTTTTAGAGCCGCTAGTTACTTTTGTTAGAGACGAAATTGCTGTTCCAAATATTGGTACAAAAAAGGCTGGAAAATATATGCCATACCTTTTAACTATATTTTTCTTTATTTGGATTAACAACCTTATTGGTTTAATTCCATTCTTCCCATTCAGTTCTAACTTAACAGGTAATATCTACTTTACATTTGTAATGGCTTTTATTACTTTCATCGTTACAACTTTAAGCGGAAACAAATCATACTGGGGACATATTTTCAATACACCGGGAGTTCCTGTGTGGTTGGCTCCAATTATGATTCCTGTAGAAATCATCGGAATGTTGACTAAACCATTTGCATTAATGATTCGTTTATTCGCAAACATTACTGCTGGTCACATTATCATTTTGAGTTTAGTTTCTTTAATTTTCATTTTCAAAAGTATTGCTGTAGGACCAGTTGCCGGAGCATTCGTATTGTTCATGAGTGTTTTAGAAATGTTAGTTGCTGCTTTGCAAGCGTATGTATTTACTTTGCTTTCAGCATTATTTATTGGTCAGGCTGTTGAAGAGCACGATCATCATTAA
- the atpE gene encoding ATP synthase F0 subunit C, translating into MVLAGIGAGLAVIGAGLGIGKIGGSAMDAIARQPEAAGKIQTAMIIAAALIEGVALFAVVVALIAK; encoded by the coding sequence ATGGTATTAGCTGGAATCGGAGCTGGATTAGCTGTAATTGGTGCAGGTCTTGGTATTGGAAAAATTGGTGGTTCTGCAATGGACGCTATCGCTCGTCAACCAGAAGCTGCTGGAAAAATCCAGACTGCTATGATTATTGCTGCTGCACTTATTGAAGGTGTTGCACTTTTCGCAGTAGTTGTTGCGTTAATCGCAAAATAA
- a CDS encoding F0F1 ATP synthase subunit B, protein MQLTSPESLIFWTTIIFIVFFILLAKFAWKPILGAVKSREESINNALASAEAARLEMQNLTADNERILKEARAERDAMLKEAREMKEQMIADSKNEAQEQGQKLIAQAKLAIENEKNAAMAELKSQVSTLSLSIAEKLLKDELSNKESQTKLVEKMLGDVKLN, encoded by the coding sequence ATGCAATTAACTTCACCAGAAAGTTTAATTTTTTGGACAACAATTATCTTTATTGTTTTCTTCATTCTTTTGGCAAAATTTGCTTGGAAACCTATTTTAGGAGCTGTAAAAAGCCGTGAGGAATCTATCAACAATGCTTTAGCATCTGCAGAAGCTGCACGTTTAGAAATGCAAAATTTAACTGCAGACAATGAGCGTATCTTGAAAGAAGCTCGTGCAGAACGTGACGCAATGTTAAAAGAAGCTCGTGAAATGAAAGAGCAAATGATAGCTGATTCTAAAAATGAAGCACAAGAGCAAGGTCAAAAATTGATTGCTCAAGCTAAATTGGCAATAGAAAATGAAAAAAATGCAGCTATGGCTGAATTGAAATCTCAAGTTTCAACTTTATCATTAAGCATTGCTGAAAAATTATTGAAGGATGAATTATCTAACAAAGAATCTCAAACTAAATTAGTTGAGAAAATGTTAGGTGACGTAAAGTTAAACTAA
- the atpH gene encoding ATP synthase F1 subunit delta, which yields MASTRAAIRYAQAILDLANSKGVAEAVSNDMKSIASTIGSNLELSTFIQSPTKVEVKESALLEVFANINGVTKGLFHLLFENKRFEILEAIALEYNKLFDESNGVEVAKVTTAIPMDAALEAKVLAKIATLSDKKITIENIVDPSIIGGFILRIGDQQYNASVANRLQVLKRELSN from the coding sequence ATGGCAAGTACAAGAGCAGCAATTCGTTATGCACAAGCAATTCTAGACTTAGCAAACTCTAAAGGTGTTGCCGAAGCTGTTAGTAACGATATGAAATCAATTGCTTCAACAATTGGTTCCAATTTAGAATTGAGTACCTTTATCCAAAGCCCAACTAAAGTTGAAGTTAAAGAAAGTGCTCTTTTAGAAGTTTTCGCAAATATAAATGGTGTAACTAAAGGCTTATTTCATTTATTATTCGAAAACAAAAGATTTGAAATTCTTGAGGCGATTGCTCTTGAATACAATAAATTATTTGATGAAAGTAATGGTGTTGAAGTAGCGAAAGTTACAACTGCTATTCCTATGGATGCTGCATTAGAAGCTAAAGTTTTGGCTAAAATTGCAACATTGTCAGATAAAAAAATAACAATAGAAAATATAGTAGATCCATCAATTATTGGAGGATTTATTTTAAGAATAGGTGATCAACAATACAATGCTTCTGTTGCAAACAGATTGCAGGTATTAAAAAGAGAGTTAAGTAATTAG
- the atpA gene encoding F0F1 ATP synthase subunit alpha: MAEIKPAEISAILRKQVEGFESGATLEEVGTVLQVGDGIARIYGLSNVQYGELVEFENGLEAIVLNLEEDNVGVVLLGPSTGIKEGSTAKRTQRIASLKVGEQMVGRVVNTLGFPIDGKGPIGGDLYEMPLERKAPGVIFRQPVTEPLQTGIKAVDAMIPVGRGQRELVIGDRQTGKSTVCIDTILNQKEFYDAGKPVFCIYVAIGQKASTVAGIAKMLEEKGAMAYTVIVAANASDPAPMQVYAPFAGAAIGEYFRDSGRPALIVYDDLSKQAVAYREVSLLLRRPPGREAYPGDVFYLHSRLLERACKVIADNGIAKNMNDLPDSIKSIVKGGGSLTALPIIETQAGDVSAYIPTNVISITDGQIFLDGDLFNSGVRPAINVGISVSRVGGNAQIKSMKKVSGTLKLDQAQFRELEAFAKFGSDLDSVTLNVIEKGKRNVEILKQGLNDPYPVENQVAIIYAGSKNLLKSVPVNKVKEFEADFLAYLNSKHKDTLNALKAGKLDDNITDVIEKAAKEISAKYI; this comes from the coding sequence ATGGCGGAAATCAAACCTGCTGAAATTTCAGCAATATTAAGAAAGCAAGTAGAAGGTTTTGAATCTGGTGCTACGCTAGAGGAAGTAGGAACGGTACTTCAAGTTGGAGACGGTATTGCTCGTATTTACGGGCTATCTAATGTACAATACGGTGAGTTAGTTGAATTTGAAAACGGACTTGAAGCTATTGTATTGAACCTTGAAGAAGACAATGTTGGTGTGGTACTTTTAGGACCATCAACAGGAATCAAAGAAGGATCAACAGCAAAAAGAACACAACGTATTGCTTCTCTTAAAGTAGGTGAGCAAATGGTAGGACGTGTTGTTAACACTCTTGGTTTTCCAATTGATGGAAAAGGGCCAATTGGTGGAGACTTATACGAGATGCCTTTAGAAAGAAAAGCTCCTGGAGTTATCTTCCGTCAGCCAGTTACTGAGCCATTACAAACAGGTATTAAAGCGGTAGATGCTATGATCCCAGTTGGTCGTGGACAACGTGAGCTTGTTATTGGTGACCGTCAAACAGGTAAATCAACTGTTTGTATCGATACAATCTTAAATCAAAAAGAATTTTACGATGCAGGAAAACCTGTATTCTGTATATATGTTGCAATTGGGCAAAAAGCTTCAACTGTAGCAGGAATTGCTAAAATGTTAGAAGAAAAAGGTGCAATGGCTTATACAGTTATTGTTGCAGCTAACGCTTCTGATCCAGCTCCAATGCAAGTTTATGCTCCTTTCGCAGGTGCTGCAATTGGTGAGTATTTTAGAGATTCAGGTCGTCCAGCACTTATCGTGTATGATGATTTATCTAAACAAGCTGTTGCTTACCGTGAGGTTTCTCTTTTATTAAGAAGACCACCGGGACGTGAGGCATATCCTGGAGACGTTTTCTACTTACACTCTCGTTTATTAGAGCGTGCTTGTAAAGTAATTGCAGATAATGGAATTGCTAAAAACATGAACGATTTACCAGATTCTATTAAGTCTATCGTAAAAGGTGGTGGTTCATTAACTGCTTTACCAATTATCGAAACTCAGGCTGGTGACGTTTCTGCATATATTCCAACAAACGTAATTTCGATTACAGATGGTCAGATTTTCCTTGATGGAGATTTGTTCAACTCTGGAGTTCGTCCTGCGATCAACGTAGGTATCTCTGTATCTCGTGTTGGAGGTAATGCTCAGATTAAATCTATGAAAAAAGTTTCTGGAACTTTAAAATTAGACCAAGCTCAATTCCGTGAATTAGAAGCTTTCGCTAAATTTGGTTCTGACTTAGATTCTGTTACTTTAAACGTAATTGAAAAAGGAAAAAGAAACGTTGAAATCTTGAAACAAGGTTTGAACGATCCTTATCCAGTAGAAAATCAAGTAGCTATTATTTATGCAGGTTCTAAAAACTTATTGAAAAGTGTTCCTGTAAATAAAGTAAAAGAATTTGAAGCTGATTTCTTAGCTTACTTAAACAGCAAACATAAAGATACGCTTAACGCGTTGAAAGCTGGCAAGTTAGATGACAACATTACTGATGTTATCGAAAAAGCAGCAAAAGAAATTTCAGCAAAATATATCTAA
- the atpG gene encoding ATP synthase F1 subunit gamma: MANLKEIRNRITSVSSTMQITSAMKMVSAAKLKKAQDAITAMRPYAEKLTELLQNLSATLDGEVGGDYTTQREVKKVLLVAITSNRGLCGAFNANIIKEVKNRAAFYAGKQVDVFPIGKKGNDVLSKSFKAHGHHNAIFDHLTFDNVAGIADNLTEKFLSGEYDRIELIYNQFKNAATQIVQTEQFLPLAPIKSDVPVSGGDYIFEPSKEEIVLTLIPKSLKTQLYKGIRDSFASEHGARMTAMHKATDNATELRNQLKLTYNKARQAAITNEILEIVGGAEALNG, from the coding sequence ATGGCAAATTTAAAGGAAATCCGTAATAGAATTACTTCCGTTTCATCGACGATGCAAATTACATCGGCAATGAAAATGGTTTCTGCAGCAAAGCTTAAGAAAGCACAAGATGCAATCACTGCGATGCGCCCTTATGCCGAGAAATTAACGGAATTGTTGCAAAATCTTTCTGCTACACTTGATGGTGAAGTTGGAGGTGATTATACAACACAACGTGAAGTAAAAAAAGTATTGCTTGTTGCTATAACTTCAAACAGAGGTTTATGTGGAGCATTTAATGCAAATATTATTAAAGAAGTTAAAAATCGTGCTGCTTTTTATGCTGGTAAACAAGTAGATGTTTTTCCTATTGGTAAAAAAGGAAATGATGTACTAAGTAAATCTTTTAAAGCACACGGTCACCATAATGCAATTTTCGATCATTTGACTTTTGATAATGTTGCTGGAATTGCTGATAATTTGACTGAGAAATTTTTATCAGGAGAATATGACAGAATCGAATTGATCTACAATCAGTTTAAAAATGCTGCGACACAAATCGTTCAAACTGAACAATTTTTACCGTTAGCACCAATTAAATCTGATGTACCGGTTTCTGGTGGAGATTATATTTTCGAACCGTCAAAAGAAGAAATTGTGTTGACTTTGATTCCAAAGTCATTGAAAACTCAATTATACAAAGGTATTCGTGATTCATTTGCTTCAGAACATGGAGCACGTATGACAGCTATGCACAAAGCAACTGATAACGCAACTGAATTAAGAAACCAATTAAAATTGACTTACAATAAAGCACGTCAGGCAGCTATTACAAACGAAATTCTTGAAATCGTTGGTGGAGCAGAAGCTTTGAACGGATAA